Proteins from a single region of Streptomyces sp. TN58:
- a CDS encoding membrane dipeptidase: MADLQDEPHPVGIGAEEPPAPAGPATKATALERAAALLSVHPVADGCNTLVWTLRQSPYHDIDTPDTGVDTDIPRLRAGGVGAQFWSLLVPPQGRPDADAAADQVVSDTLEQIDAALTLVRRYPDSLRLALSADDMADARNRGRIACFLGPVPGRALSGSLGALRAFHALGVRLLAPAGAPWAQETLTPFGHEVVHEANRLAILLDLAGCEPAAACRLAGASKAPVIISNTAAAALNPHPDNTPDEVLLAVREANGLVMVTFDSARTGDSLHAVADHLDHVRAVAGPEGVGLGAAFGTEPTVLRPTGLTDPSGYPRLIAELLDRGWPEPDLALLAWGNAQRVIRDAEFTSRRKTSLAGV, encoded by the coding sequence ATGGCCGACCTGCAGGACGAACCCCACCCCGTGGGCATCGGGGCCGAGGAGCCCCCCGCTCCCGCCGGCCCCGCGACGAAGGCGACCGCCCTCGAACGCGCCGCCGCGCTGCTGTCCGTCCACCCCGTCGCCGACGGGTGCAACACCCTGGTCTGGACCCTGCGCCAGAGCCCGTACCACGACATCGACACCCCCGACACGGGCGTCGACACCGACATCCCGCGTCTGCGCGCCGGCGGGGTGGGGGCCCAGTTCTGGTCCCTGCTCGTGCCGCCGCAGGGCCGCCCGGACGCGGACGCGGCAGCCGACCAGGTCGTCTCGGACACCCTGGAACAGATCGACGCGGCGCTGACCCTCGTACGCCGCTACCCCGACAGCCTCCGCCTCGCACTCAGCGCCGACGACATGGCGGACGCCCGCAACCGCGGCCGGATCGCCTGCTTCCTCGGCCCCGTGCCGGGCCGCGCCCTGTCCGGCTCCCTGGGCGCGCTGCGCGCCTTCCACGCCCTGGGCGTACGGCTCCTCGCACCCGCGGGAGCGCCCTGGGCCCAGGAGACGCTGACGCCCTTCGGCCACGAGGTGGTGCACGAGGCGAACCGGCTGGCGATCCTCCTGGACCTCGCGGGCTGCGAACCGGCGGCCGCCTGCCGGCTCGCCGGCGCCTCCAAGGCCCCGGTGATCATCTCCAACACCGCGGCCGCGGCGCTGAACCCGCATCCGGACAACACGCCCGACGAGGTGCTCCTCGCGGTGCGCGAGGCGAACGGCCTCGTGATGGTCACCTTCGACAGCGCGCGCACCGGGGACTCCCTGCACGCCGTGGCCGACCACCTGGACCACGTACGCGCGGTCGCGGGCCCGGAGGGCGTCGGACTCGGCGCCGCCTTCGGCACCGAGCCGACGGTCCTGCGCCCGACCGGCCTGACCGATCCCTCGGGCTACCCGCGGCTGATCGCGGAACTCCTCGACCGAGGCTGGCCCGAACCGGACCTCGCCCTGCTGGCCTGGGGCAACGCCCAGCGCGTCATCCGCGACGCGGAATTCACGTCCCGCCGCAAAACAAGCCTCGCCGGCGTTTGA